A genomic window from Salifodinibacter halophilus includes:
- a CDS encoding PspA/IM30 family protein yields VELLLDTVKATESMQRAQAAVAQRYAGPHNRLQTAVDSLARIKLKQAERGARMEAAAELARHDSGDALERKLRDAGII; encoded by the coding sequence GTCGAGCTGCTGCTTGACACGGTCAAGGCCACCGAAAGCATGCAGCGCGCGCAGGCCGCGGTCGCGCAGCGCTACGCCGGGCCGCACAACCGGCTGCAGACCGCGGTCGATTCGCTGGCCCGGATCAAGCTCAAACAGGCCGAACGCGGCGCGCGCATGGAGGCGGCGGCGGAACTGGCGCGCCACGACAGCGGCGATGCGTTGGAACGCAAACTGCGCGACGCCGGCATCATCG